Genomic DNA from Echeneis naucrates chromosome 23, fEcheNa1.1, whole genome shotgun sequence:
tttatggATAAGATTTCTAGAGGAAGAGAGTGCAATGTATGTGCTATTTTTATGAGACCATGACCTGCAGGACATACTGGGACAGTTTACAGCTGACAGCCCTGCACTGCTGGAGGATAGAGTTAGCTCAGGAAGCGAGCCTTAGATTGAGTTTCCTCAGGGAGAGGACAAGGAGCTCAGACATTTACAAGAAAGCTGGAGAAGAATTATTGCGGACCAGGTGAGGTTTTGGTGTCTCACAAGGATCCTGGTCATCCTGCTCTTTCATGCTCTTTCAGGCTCAGCCAACTCATGTTGGTGTCAACAACTCTGGCTAGCTGACATTGTGTTTAGCTGTTTGTCTAGAAGACGTTGGGTTTTGCTCATAGCTAGAACGTCAGTGTAAAATGGCGTTGACGTGAAAACTTTTTAGATGAATTTTTAAACCAACAAAATAGCAATGTCACCTGTGAGTAGTTTTCATTATTAAATGAATGTTGACCTGACACTGAGGGAAGGAAACTTTATCTGTTTCTATGGGCTGCAGTCTCACACAGGCCAGTGGAAAATGTTAAAGTGCTTTCTGCTTCATTGATGAATATATATCATGACATTTCATTTGGCAGTTGTTGGAGAATACACATGTCCGGCTGCACACTGCAGTATAAATTTGGAAATACCATGCTTTTAAAATTGGTGCTTCCTGCAATTCAGGTTGGAAGTATGAGGAAAAACGTGTCTCTCATGTCCTGTGACCTGGCGTCCACTTtctcttgctgtctttctctATGTCAGTGTTATTGAGGAGCTTGAGCTTACAGTGTAAAGAATGAAACCATTTCACAATCTTGACTGTATGTACAACTTGTTTTGGGGGTAACATAGCTCAATAGAAACATGTTGCCAAATACATACATGTGTCAATATACAAAACTTTTGATACCTTACTAAGTATTAAAGTCAGCTTAAcataataatgattaaaagtaaaattgaGTATTCCACTGGTCTGGAGGGAGGAGATGTAAGCTGTTACTGAGCTGCCGCAGGGGAGTGTACAGCTGTATATAAGAGCACGCAGATGGGCTAAGCACCAAAACTCAACACACATGCAGTGCTTTACTTTAACCCCAAAGTGAACGCTGATGGTCTTGGATTTTTAACCTGCTCTGATTTGAATTCTTTTTGTTGATTTGAGACCAGAAGCTCCCTTACTGCTCTATTATTTGCACCTGCAACATACCAGATTGTcttgtatttaaaatatatacatatatatatatatgtatatatatataaaacaaaaaatatataaatgatcTTAAAGCAGGTTTTTACTTCAACGAGGTGCCACttcatgctgctgttttccatttttggacAGAACTAAGTATCTTGCAGAATTTGTGATTATTTATGTTGAGCAGATGACACACGCAGTATGTGAATGTTTTGgattttcactcttttttcttttcttttttttttttattctctttgtttctctttctttggttTACATTAGTTAGAAGATACACAGTAAAGAGGCTGAGGACATGACACAGATGAGACATTCTGGTTTTGAATCCGTCccatgtgattaaaaaaattggAGAATAGCACATGTACGAAGCAATAAGTCAGACTTTGGAGCTCCAGGATATAAAAGAAATTTAAGAGAGATgtataaactgtaaaaaaataaaattaaaaaagagatAGCATAATTTATGTACAcactgaaaagaagaagagcgAATATTATAACTATAAGaggttattattaatattattaggGTCAATATGCAAAAAGTTCATACCCATCTGTTTTATatcatgtgaaataaatgttgatgtTCTTAAAACATGCTTgcagtagttgttttttttatatatatatatatacatatatctgtATTAGCTTGACTGTTGCTTTTCACATTTAGCTGTCGGACCATCATGGGGACCTCTTTGGAGGGCTGGGACCCCCAGGTTGGAAACCGACTGTATGAGGAACATATTTCAATCCAAATACAAGATCCTCTTATCAGACATGAAGGCTTTTAGCTACAGTTAAATATGAAAAGATCTAagttataaaaacaataagTGCAGCCTCCACTAACCTGATGACaataaacaaagacaagcaaacatttcaaagaGTATCTGCTGGTCCAGATTGCACAATGAATTAATCCAAGTCCTTCACTTTCAATCAAATGGCTTTTTTATTAACGGCTTGAGAAAAGCTCATCAGTGAACACTGAGTCAACTATTCCAAAGTCCATAACTTTTCTcgggaaaaaaatacaaattaagctaCCTCAGAATTATAATGTATTAATAAAGAACCTGTGTGCTTCAGAAAATGTTAGTACGCTTTAGCATGGGACACCAGAGGCTGGAGACTTTGAGAGGGCACGACCTGTCCATGTGGACGCAGGCAGTGTGTGAGCAGGCCTTCGTTTCAGTGCAACAAGTTGGCCACCCGGGTCAGTGCAGCTCAGTGTCCGGACTGAGTCCCGAGTCCAGCACGGCTCTGGTCCACTTCCAGAGGCTGAAAAGGTTTTAAAAGCCGCAGTGGCTCCTGCAGGAGTCCCCGCCGCGCTCCGATAAGAACGTGCTTTTTCAGCACTTTTGAAGTTGGATCATTTTACTGTTTGTCGGAACACGTGGAGCTGAGAGGCCACAATGCCAAAGATCGTCTATGTTTAGGAGGATGAGTCACTCCAGTTACAGCAGACGCTCACCCCGCATTACCTTGTagtttaacctttttttttacgTCTGGAAAGCTAACCATTCAGTGAGAGTCCTAACTGATGGGCGGGTTTTATCTGACTGAGAGGAGGAGCCTTGCTAACTAAGATGGCTTCGCTTGTTTGTTCGGTAGAATAAAGGTTATAATACATCTTAAAGAGCAATAAACAACTGCACTGCCACACACAGATGTGGCAGGTAAGATATGAGGAGAATCCACTGGCTGTCCCCTCTCTGAAACATGCTTTGTTGCTCTGATCAGGCTCCTAAGAAATCACATTTTGGAAAAGTCATATCAGACTTTTGTCTTTATCATATCAgatataaagacaaaaatacagaaTGTTATTTTCTTCAACTTGATCAGAATTATTTTTAACTTCTTTAAGATCATTATAATTCTACTTGTGTTTGTTCATTAGTATCAAAGTGTAAATGAAGTGGAACTGGAAAAGACATCTGTGTTTCAGTTGCTCGCTGCCCTGCCCCTCGTCCGCAGAGTGAGACCTCTTTCTTCGTAGAGCAGCTTTGACCTTGCGGGGCACTGACGTCACGCGAACCCCCCGCTGCGCTTTACGCTTGAAGCGGAGAGTGAGTGGAGGAAAGAGGGCAGCTCGAGGGCAACTTTTCTACCGCAACATCACCGAAATATCTCCCCCGCCGACCCAAAATGGCTCAGATAACGACAGAAGGGGCCGAACAAGACTCTCGGCCGACGTCGGATCAAAACGGCACCGGCGAAACGGCAGAAACCGGCACAGAGGAACAGGCCGTGCCGGACCCCAAACAGGAACCGGGCGACAACAACGAACAGAGAGCAGGAATGGACGCGAGCGGTGGCCGGGGAGCGGCGGAGCAGCTCGGGGACGAGCCGCTTCTCGGTCCCGACGCCGACAAACGAACCGCTTCCCCGGCCCCGAAACCTGACAACGACGAGGGGGAGCCCGGCGGTAAACTCTCTGAACCGGGGAAAAGTCCCGTTCAGGGGAGTTTGGCGAGTAGCGTTGATTCCGCACAAGAGGGCTCCCGGGTGCTGAAAGCAGAacaaagagagggggagagcgGGTCCTCCTCTCCGCCCGGAGACCGCACAAAGACCGCCGAGAGAGCCGAGCACGGCACCAAGAGACGGGCCAGCGTGGAGCTCACCTCGTCGGATGGAGAGCCGCTGAGCCGGATGGATTCAGAGGACAGGTCTGTAGTGAGAGGCCTACACTGATTTCAGGGACGGAGTGGAGCTGCCGATCGGTCACAGCAGCCAGCCAAGtttactgctgcagctcaggACACCGTGTTTGCTCCTCATCTGTCCACAGTTCACTCCATCACTGGAATTACTCCACCGGGCTGGGTGGAGGTCTGTGTGTTTAActacacctcctcctctccctttaACATCAGTGTGTTCACCTGCACACACTGCAGGCAGCTGAGGGGCCCTGAGAGTGATGTGAGCTGGGAAAAGTGGAACCTACCTTTCTATTTAGATACCCCACTTTGGGATTTTCAAGTTATGAAGTGGCCAAAGTTTTGAGTTCCTCTTCATTTCATGGCCACTCAGGTTGACTCTGCAGCCTCCCGAGGCCTCAGTGTTAGCAGTTTTACCTCCGAATCATCAAAATGAATCAACTTTTTGAAGTTAAATCTAAGGAGGAGGCAGATATGAAGAGGTGCATTCAGCTGTTTGACATGTGACATACATGACAAACAGCTTTTCTATGTTAAGTTCTTCAGCCATCTGAAGCGATTGGGAGGAAGGTGCTGCAGAAAGTGTAGGGATATCTTCACATGGGTCAGTGCCTCTTTATATTACATGACAAAGTGGATCTTATGTTGTTATGTAATGATATCCATAAAATATACTTTTTACAACTTAAAAACTCAGTTTTACatttctctcttctgattggctcactgttttctgagtgatccaGTAAGAATACAGCAGATTTCAGATGAAATGcacatgatttaaaatgaaaagactgGTTTAGTGTGTGGGAGAGtgtatgggacctttaaattagGTTGGAGCTTAGAATAATATTTTCAGCTCTTTTGTCAGGTCAACTTTTATTTGAACATGTGGTCAAGTGCAGCTATTTGTTGTAAACCTGGAAAACATCCAGGGAGGGTTGGAGGCTTTATGTAGCTGGGTCCTTCCTGCTCACTGTCTTGTGTGTCACCTGCCATCCTGAGATAGATAGCAGAGGGTCTTGGGTACAGAGCTTCATGTCCCTACATTGTCTGGACATTTTGAGCTCCATGTCCATGAAGCTTTGACAGTAAATTGCCACTGAATTGGATTCCTCTGTCAAACAACCCCAGTAGGATCTGACTTTCTTTTCTCAACAACCAAAGGGCAAACAGTAAGAATATCCCCTTCGTTTAACATAGCTCTTTTTATAATTAGGTAATGGTTTATTTGCTGCTGTTGCACTTGATGGTCTGCGCATGTTGAAATTTTGGACTGAAAAAAACAGGACACCTGAATACGTCTCATTGGGCTGTGAGAAATCGGCAcacatttttcagacattttgtcatgcaaaacaataaatgcagaaaattaTCAGCCCTAGGCTGGGCTTCCTCACCCTTGTTCGTCCTTGGGCCCATAGAGCATGCCCAGTAGGGTCCTAAGCAGGTTGTGGGTTTCAGACTTCCTCTTGCCAGGCTGGCTGGCTTCCTGTTGCCTCCCCACACACATGAACGGGATAAAATAATTGAGCCATGCAGCTACTCTGGACTGTCCATGATGTTGAATCGAGTGGGTCTGATTCTCCTCCTACTGAGgcaactgctttttttttttttttttttttttttcccccccaaatttaaaatgtgccCAGTGAGGACATTTGGGGGCAAGTTGTGCAGTAGGATGACAAGTGTTGTCTACAGATATGGGCCTTCCAAATAACACTGGCCTGCGAGCAGAGCTCATGCTGTACACTCcgtcctgtctgtctgtgtgtgtgtgtttttatagtgCATCTCACAAAGTGCACAAAATGGTCAGACAAGAGAAtcagtgtgtggttgtgtttgttaatCTTGAATGTGGCTCTCATGGCACTGTCTTCACATAGATGAGTCACACCAAACGCCTGCATGCAATTTATAGTGAATTTATTGTGCACATGCAGGATGGATGGTTTAATatcagcaaaagcagcagctgcagatggaCAAAGAAGGAAGGGCAATTTGATTTTAACCTCTATGATCCAGTGTAGGAAAGTAATTCATCTTTTTGTTATACTAATTGCAATGTAACATCTACATTATTCAAAttacagcagctgcagttttaacaagttaaaatgtgtcaaaacatCAGAAGTGAAGCATTGTGGTGCAACAGAGATGACCTCTGTCTCTAAATAATATTCTTAATAATATACGTTCAATTAACCGCTGTAATCATGACTCATGTCATCAGCATCTGTCAAAATAATTGCAGTAATTGTTTTGGCTCTGTTCAGTTGTAGAAACTTAAGTCGCAAAGTCAATAAAGCAGGCAGGGTACGTATTGAAGTTTGTCTTTACCACACCTCGTATTCTGTTCTGGCCTTTCTCCCTTTATTAGTAAGCGAAGTTCCCCTCAGGGCATCAGTGTTGTTCACATTGTAAATTAAGCGGCACTGTTGTGATACTTTCAGGTAAATCCTGATCTTCTGCCAGAATCATCTAGCCAATTGACCTGCTTATGTGAAACCTGTATCGTACACACCTCCGCTGGAACTGTTTCTACAGCAGCAGTGGATCATCAGAAGCTCCACCACTCAACCCATTTCCACTTTGATGACAGGAAATTTAACTGTTTCCAGTCTGCTGTTGATTCAGTACTTTGCACCGCTGCTACAGATGCTCTGAATGCACAAGAAATAGTCAGCTGCACAATGTTTCCTATCATGTCTGTCGATAGTTTTTAGAATAAATCCTGACTTCTGAAGCCTGAATCAGTCAGGTTTGATGCGAGCTGTTGAGTCACTGCCTAAAAACCAGGCTGCCACCCACTGAGCTTTTATGAGTAACAGGCAGGGCCAGATTTCTTTGTGACTGAGATAAGCACACAGACCTTTAACTGGTATTTTACAGTTCTGTAGTACACCATCAATTGATCTGCTGATTATTCTCCCCGCTGATTGTTGTCTCTAAAGTTTCAGAATGAAGTGAACAATCTAAGAGACTAACTTTGctatcaaagaaagaaagaaaagcaaataagtTAAAAGCAGGAAATATAATTTGCACAGAGGATGACTTATAGCAGCAAAAGCACGTGGATATATTGACATTACTGCTGCTCTCAGAGCAGTCACTGAGAGCTTGTGCCTTTACCAATGTTAAGATGGCAATGGCTTGTTTTCCACACTCACTGACCCTGTACTAGAGGGAAAAGGACATGGAGAGGGTTTTTGGTTCCTataaccacaaatatatctttgGGATATCAACATTTCAAACAAGTGTAAGGAGTGGGACTTTTAAAGAGGCTGGAACAGAAACCGTTTAGATTCTGAGCTTGAATTTGATAAACCCAAAGATGAGGACTGAGCGAGCCAATGGCTCTATTGTTTCACAGTATTTTAGAGTATTAATGAAATGTACATTATTAAATGTAAACAGACTTGTTTAATTTATTGAGCCAACCTCAGGAAGTGTTTATTCCTGACAAGCACGGTCCACTATCAGCCGTGTGTTATCATCAGTCCATGAACAGTGTTGGCTCAGAGAAACCAGGCTCCCGCAGAACAGATGTGACCGTCTGCTCCAAGACCCGTCTGGCTGCCCCTGGTCTTTGGCTAACTCCAGCTGTTGTGGCAGCTGTAAGAGtacactgtaacttttgttccCACACAGAGCACCGTGGTAGCTGTGAGCCATACAGTAAACGTGTGCTTCAGAGGTGTCGGGCGTCGTGCTAAATGTGTAAACTTGGCCCCACAGAGAAGCAATCATCTCAGCGGACGGTCATGTGACATGGTCCACAGCCACACCTGCTGCAGCTCAATCATTCGCGGATCCTAAAATATGTGTTTTACATGATTGCCCACAAAGTTCAGATGAAACTTGGAGACAGATGTTCAACAGCCAGTGGTTTCAATTCACATCAGTTTGCTTTGAAAGTCAGTCTGAAACCTTCTTGAGGAGTCAGTCCATCACTAATGACAATACATGTGATTAGTAGGTATTAAACACTCCACTCGTTCCTCCAGTGCTAAGAACTGAAACAGCTTTGAAGGAGAACAAGGAGACTCCAGCTCCAGATGGCCTCACTTCAGTCCGAGCCATCCCAGCATTTAGCACAGTTTCAGGCACATGTCTTCAGACCAAAAGGGTTTACCAAGTGTTTACACCTTGGAAAACAGTCAGACACCAGAAAAAAGCAATGCCAATCGGAGAGcaggcagtggcagcagcaggagggtgaGGTGAGGAGCGTGTTTGTACGTCTGACATCTCAGTAGAGTTTGAGGTAGATTGAGTAAATGTCAGTTACCACCTGCGGTGATATCAtagcatctgtttgtttttaccatcTACTGATGACCTTTAATGATGTTtgttctctctcactttctttttcctttctttcatttggttGTTCTGTGGATGATTATAATTGTATGTTATTGCAAATCTTGTCGATTTAATGATTAGTTCACATCTCCTGCCACGATCTGGCACGCAGAGCTGATCTGAGctcagttgtgtgtttgccaCAAGATCATTACAACAGTGTAATGTGAGCAGAACAGCAGCTCTTGTCTGCATGTGGTTTCAGTCACATGATAAACAAATATAATTTGTTCAGTAGTAATATTTCTCTaacatcttctctttgtctgtgtttgtgctccagCATCGGCAGCACCCTGATGGACATGGAGAGCACAGCGTCCAGTGGTCGCTCCACCCCGGCCATGCTCAACGGTCACAGCGGGGGAGCTGTGTCCGGGGGCGGCTCGGCGCCAGCAGGGGGGAAGTCTCTGAGCTACACGTGCTGCTGGGATCATTGCCAGCTGCTGTTCCCCAGCAGTCCCGACCTCGCTGAGCACATCAGAGCCACACATGtggatggacagagaggaggggtcagtgtgtgtctgtcagcttACGATGTGGGGGTTCTGTTCCCCAGGCTGGTTTAATGgcattagttttattttacaacatgACTACAGACTTCCTTCAAAcgcagctgtaaaaaaaaaaaaaaaaggaccattTCGAGTGAGAACATGATCTGATCCAACCATGCCGAGTTTAAAGGGGATATCTGTAACATCTGGTGGACCACAGTAGGACTGCAGTTCAGAGGAGGGGCCTCAGTGGTGAAACCAGGATCATCTTCCACTTtcttattaaattaaaacaccAAGTCAGCCAACAGTAACTGACAGACTCATGTGCTGTTTGGAGAAGAACTCCGCTGTGTTGACCGTAATTATCATTAAATAGAACAGGAAGTCCTGCTAAAGTTTCATTAAAGATGCAGATTCAGACATGGGACTAACGCCCTAGGTGATCCCGTCACAGTTGGACAGCTCTACATGTGTCTCTAATAACCTCTTGTGATTAGATCTCACAACTACCAACTCAATATCCAAATACACATTTGCGTGCTGTTggcttttgtcagtttgtctgcgggagggagggggaagggcAAGCATGTCAGTGCACAGCTCCACAGTTAAATTGGGTTCTCTCCATTTGaaatagtaaaatatttttggttCATTTAACTGTGTTGGGACTGTAGCAGAGGAGGCGCTCATTATTGGGGCCCTGGGCACTTGGGGTCCAGGCCATCTTCAGGCGTGCTCTGAGTGATCGGATCTCAAGTACATCCTCAACATCACCACAGCTGTGCACGTCAGATGTTAGTACCAGGGCTAAACAGAGCTGCGCTCTCATTCAGGCTCTTTACGCTGTGGACTTTATTTCCTCTGACAGCATCCTTTAGTGTTTTGTAATGTTCTCATCCGTGACACCAGCATTTCTTAGCTTCTTGCCTGCCTGACAGAT
This window encodes:
- the aebp2 gene encoding zinc finger protein AEBP2; the protein is MAQITTEGAEQDSRPTSDQNGTGETAETGTEEQAVPDPKQEPGDNNEQRAGMDASGGRGAAEQLGDEPLLGPDADKRTASPAPKPDNDEGEPGGKLSEPGKSPVQGSLASSVDSAQEGSRVLKAEQREGESGSSSPPGDRTKTAERAEHGTKRRASVELTSSDGEPLSRMDSEDSIGSTLMDMESTASSGRSTPAMLNGHSGGAVSGGGSAPAGGKSLSYTCCWDHCQLLFPSSPDLAEHIRATHVDGQRGGVFVCLWKGCKVYNTPSTSQSWLQRHMLTHSGDKPFKCVVGGCNATFASQGGLARHVPTHFSSQSSSKVSSQGKVKEESPSKAGLNKRRKLKNKHRRSLPRPHDFFDAQTMDAIRHRAICLNLATHIESLGNGHSVVFHSTVIARRREDSGKVKVLLHWTPEDILPDVWVNESDRLQQKTKVVHLSKLPTDTAVLLDPNIYRMFF